In Thermovirga sp., the genomic stretch ATGGGGTCGAGGTCGATCCTCCCCATGTGACCGTAGGCCGCGATGCGCCTGTACTGGGGCCTCCTCAGGTCCAGGTCCCTGATGATGGCCGCCGGCCGGAAGTCGAAGTGCTCCTTTACCAGCTCCGTGAGGAGTCCATCGGACACCATCCCGGTGCCGCCCGTATCGACCATGAGGGAGACGGGCCTGGCAACGCCTATGGCGTAGGCGACCTGGATCTTGCACTCCCGGGCGAGCCCCGCCGCCACAATGTTCTTGGCGGCGTACCGGCTCATGTACGCCGCGGAACGGTCCACCTTGGTGGGGTCCTTGCCGGAAAAGGCACCGCC encodes the following:
- a CDS encoding methionine adenosyltransferase domain-containing protein; translated protein: GGAFSGKDPTKVDRSAAYMSRYAAKNIVAAGLARECKIQVAYAIGVARPVSLMVDTGGTGMVSDGLLTELVKEHFDFRPAAIIRDLDLRRPQYRRIAAYGHMGRIDLDPIPAWERIDRAEILKKAAEKTC